The DNA segment AACAACTACACGCTGCCTGCCTACCACTTCACCTACTACGGTTTTGATTGGGTGAAACCGATCGACCTCAGCGTTGCGATCGGCGGGGTGGCTGTCGACGGGATGTCGCTTCTGTACATCGCGTTTGCGGGACTCGCAATCTGCATTGCCATGGGACTGTGGTATCGCTTGGTCTCAACCCTTTTCGCTGTGGGGATGTTGTACTGGTTCTTGATCGACAAAGCGTACTACCTGAACCACTACTACCTCTGCACTCTTCTTAGTTGGATGATGCCGTTCTTTCCGGCGGGAAGAGCGTTCTCCGTCGATGCGTGGCGAAATCCAAGTCAACGCCGTGACACCGCACCGGCGTGGTGCCTGTGGTTGTTGCGTTTTCAAATCGGAGTCCCCTACTTTTTCGGCGGGATCGCGAAGCTCAATGCGGATTGGTTGCGAGGTCAACCAATGCGAACCACGCTTTCTTACATGACCGATCACCCGTGGATTTCCAGGTTCCCGTTTGATCAAGAGGTTCTGGTGCAGCTTGTCTGTTGGGGCGGCCTTCTGTTTGACCTCGCGATTGTTCCGCTCTTGCTGTTCCGCAAGACACGGTTGTTTGGATTCTTTTTGACCTGTGCGTTTCACATCTGCAATCACAACTTGTGGAACATTGGCATTTTCCCTTGGTTGATGATCGCGGCGACGACGGTTTACTTCGATCCGGGTTGGCCCCGGCAGTTCCTCCATCGTTTCGGATGGGGCAATCGTCCGGAGGTTGCCGAGACACCTTCCGCGGCACGTTTCTCTCTTCCGCAGCGTTTGGTTGTCTCATGTGTGCTGCTTTGGATTGGCGTGCAAACGATCGTTCCGTTGCGAGTGTTCGTGCTTCCCGGTAACCCAAGCTGGTCCGAGTATTCGCACCACTTCTCCTGGCACATGCTGCTTCGCGCGAAAGTGAGTGGCGTTCGCGTGTACGCGACGGATCCAGAGTCTGGTCGGTCGGGAGTCATTGACTTGCGTCCCTATTTGACCCAACGACAACTCGCGGTGGTTGGACGCGACCCGCGAATGATTCACCAGCTGTGCTTGTTCATCGCGGATGACTTGGCAACGAAAGGGCATCCCAACGTCGAGCTTCGCGCCCTGGCCTTGGTTTCTCTCAATGGACGAAAGCCACAGCCGATCATCGATCCGGCTGTTGATTTGACAAAGCAGCCTCGTGACTTGCGCTATCCAGATTGGATCGTTGACCTTCACGAACCCTATCGCCATTTGGCCTGGAAGGTCCCGCTGGAGCAGTGGGAAAGCCAACTGAGTTTGGATCTGCCACCCCAGATGATGGCATTGAGAATCCCACAACGACCTGTTCCGGAGGCAGGGGCAAGTTCCACTGATCGTTCGGCTGCGATTGCAGTCTCTCAGCGTGCTGATTCCGTCGCTGGAAATTGAAATTCGTTCTTTGACCCCCCCCCCTTTTGCTCTCGAGCAAACGAATGATCGCCCCACCTCCCATTCCCCGTGACGTTTTCGAAGGAAAAAGAATGACCTATTGGAAGAAATGCGGCATCGCGTTCCTTGCTTTCACCTTGAACGCTGCTTGCACCCTGGTTGGTCCGTCCACCTGGGCACACGATGACGAGGATCACACTCATGAGACTCCTGTGAAGGTGCCTGCTGGGATCACGTACGCTCCCACGGCCGTTCCTGACCGGATTGTTCTGACGTGGGCGGAAGATCCCACGACGACGCAGTCGGTTACTTGGCGAACCGACACATCTGTTGAAACGGCGATCGTGGAATTCGCAACAGCCGAAGACGGTCCGCTGTTTGTGAATCACACGCAAGAAAAGGCTGCGAAGTCCGAAACTCTGGAAACGGACTTGGGCCTCGCGAAATATCACAGTGTCACGCTGAGTGGTTTGGTCCCCAACACGAAGTACGTGTACCGCGTTGGCGATGGTGTCAACTGGAGCGAATGGGCTCACTTCATCACCGCCAGTGACCAAGCCGATCCGTTCAGCTTCGTCTATGTCGGCGACGCACAAAACGATCTGAAAGCGCACTGGTCACGACTGGTTCGTCAGGCCTACTCGGATGCACCGCGTGCTGCTTTTCTTTTGCATGCAGGTGACTTGGTCAACCGAGCTGACAGCGACGCTGAATGGGGCGAATGGTTCTACGCTCAGGGGTTCATCCCCCGCAGCACACCGTGTGTGGCTGTTCCTGGCAACCACGAGCAGTCCAAGATCGCCAATGAAGAAACAGGCGAGGTGACTCGACGTCTGACCAACCACTGGGAGCGAGTGTTTGAGTTCCCGAGCAACGGTCCGGAAAGCTCTCGCGAATCCGTGTACTGGATGGACTACCAAGGGGTGCGTTTCATCGGCCTGGATTCCAACAATGATGTCGA comes from the Rhodopirellula islandica genome and includes:
- a CDS encoding HTTM domain-containing protein is translated as MTQETGSAFNRISNRLLQTVPIDFLVVFRIAFGVVMCWWAISGVRNGIPYNNYTLPAYHFTYYGFDWVKPIDLSVAIGGVAVDGMSLLYIAFAGLAICIAMGLWYRLVSTLFAVGMLYWFLIDKAYYLNHYYLCTLLSWMMPFFPAGRAFSVDAWRNPSQRRDTAPAWCLWLLRFQIGVPYFFGGIAKLNADWLRGQPMRTTLSYMTDHPWISRFPFDQEVLVQLVCWGGLLFDLAIVPLLLFRKTRLFGFFLTCAFHICNHNLWNIGIFPWLMIAATTVYFDPGWPRQFLHRFGWGNRPEVAETPSAARFSLPQRLVVSCVLLWIGVQTIVPLRVFVLPGNPSWSEYSHHFSWHMLLRAKVSGVRVYATDPESGRSGVIDLRPYLTQRQLAVVGRDPRMIHQLCLFIADDLATKGHPNVELRALALVSLNGRKPQPIIDPAVDLTKQPRDLRYPDWIVDLHEPYRHLAWKVPLEQWESQLSLDLPPQMMALRIPQRPVPEAGASSTDRSAAIAVSQRADSVAGN